In Euphorbia lathyris chromosome 10, ddEupLath1.1, whole genome shotgun sequence, the DNA window ATACTGATACATAAAATCTTAAACTGATTTCCTAAAAACAAGCATACAGATCAAATCAAATACTAACTGATAGTTGACTCTTTCAAATCATAACAAACAGGAGCTGGAGTCATACAATTCAACAGTATACATATGACAAATGTCAACAAAGATGAGTACAGTTGCATAGTAAGCACACAAAACTGAAGCACATACTGAAAGAAAAAGGACTAGGAAAGTAATACcgcacatttttttttcaagcTGGGGGAAGGAACCAATACGCTTGCCAATGAAAAAGCAAGGTTCACACTGAAACATGCTGGAAAATAAATTGTAGAAAGTGCAAGTTTATATGTGGCATTGGATTTTATGAATGATGTGACATGAAATAACATATAGAATTTTTTGCATCCATTTATATTGTCACTCTCACAGATGCAAGTGCCGTGATAATGTACCAGACACAGTAATTAAGCATTCTCATTTCACAACCATGATTACAAATGATAAAACCGGGGGACAAATCATAAAATAGAACTATTTGAAGAATGTACACATACATAAAAACATACATATATAGTAATACATGGAAAAACACAGTCTATTATTTTTATGCTCTCGACTGCATGTTCCATTGAATATTGGGAAAAAAGAAATACCTGCTGAAGGGAATCAGCTTTTGCCCTGAAAGATGCCTCCAAAAATTCAGCCTCCTTTTTAAGTTTCCTGATTTTCTCAAGATCAGAACAAGCAGCTTTTAATTGCTCCTTTCCTGAATTAGAACTTGACACATGCAAGTCCTGAAGCAATTTTTCGAGTCTTATCACAGCTTCCTCAACACTCTCCAATGCCTGACAAAATCCGTACAAGAAATTAATACAGCAATCAATAAATTCTAGAATATGATACATAGAACACTAATATGGTACCACTCAATTGACATCTTTATGCATAAAAAATTTAAGGctaaatcaaaaataaaatatccaaGGAAGTGCGGTAACCACTTGTGGGGCCCATAAACATTCGTCGAATGATGGAGATATTGAGCTAATTCCACATCTAACAACATGTTTCCATAGCCTCACAAATGTAATTCTATTGATAGACCTAACTTCATTCAAACTCAATTATTACTCCTGTAATGCCCATTCACTAAACAAGGTCATCCTCCTGATGTTCTTTCTATTTTTAATAGAACATTGATAACACGACTTAGGGCCAAAAAATATTTCCAAGGTATATGTTTGAGATGCCACTTCAATAGTTGCAATAACCACTACTTGTTTATTCCAACAAATTTGAACATTCATCAAGACagaataaaaaaatgtttgaaaATGGTGATATATATCAATATTCAATTTgcaaaaaaatgaattttatattaattgtcTACAGTTGGCCACCAGAGTTTGGAAAATATGGACGTCTCTCTGTGCATAAATATGATTAATTTCTGATTCCTCAGCATGAAGCATTCATCAGAAAGCCGAACAACAAAAAGAAACCAGTctttatggtataaaatcaccAGGTGAACCATGAAAATGaacataaatttatatttataaaaacacAAGTATATTGCTAGAATgatccaaaaatataatataacagAGAAACCAGACATATAAGGTGGGTTCCCCGTTCAATAACATATTCAATATACAGAATATATGAGGAAGCTGACACCATTTTATTGATATTAATCAATGAAGAAACAAAATTCCAACTATCACAAGGTTCACAACCACAAATATCCTCTGTTTCTTACCATTCACCCTGAAAAAATAACTAGTTACAGTTCACATGCcttcaaacaaacaaaaactgACAAAAAAAAAGGTTCATTTAAATTTAAAGAATGAAAACTGACTTTAACAAATTAGAAATAAGAGAGCTGGATTTATCTAAACCATAAACCTCAAGATTATTATTATCATCCTCCGCATTATATTAGAAAACGGCTGAAAGGATAAAGCCCaacaaacaaaaatatttttgagCTCACTGACTTAACCCAGGCTACACCGCTACCGGCACCCACTCTTCCACAGTTCCACCACCCCCACCCCTCCTGATCACTTCTATTTTGTCCACTTCATCATTCCACGATTAATGAAAACTAGGATTGTTATGTTAAGATTGACAAACCCACTGaggaaaattaaagaaaaaatagagacataacaatatatatatatatatatatatatatatatatatatatgttaactGATTACAGTTAAAAAGATACGAGTGAAGACTCAACAACCAAGTTGAATATGAACTGCGAAAAAATGTACTTAGTGGAATGAACTTCAGTTGAAGGAGAAGAAAAACCTTGTCAAAGGAATCCATCTCTTTGTCTATTGGTGAACGGATTTCAGATCCAATCCGCTGGGTACAAATTTTGTTATTACTTTCTGTCATATTCctgaaataattcatcaaatgtTATCAGTCACAGATAATAATGTATGCCAATCACCTAATCGAACAATGAAATGCAAGCATCATTTCACCTGTTTGCTAGAAACCAAATACTAATTCATTACaccaaaacattaaattaaatggAAAAATGATAGCACACAGCTGATATGAGAGTGAATCACATTAAAAATAGCATACTGAAATTTGAGAATACGCAAGAAGGGTTTTCAACTTCCATGGAGCTTAATAAAAATATCACAAATTTTTAAAGCTTCTCATTTCATATGGGGGTACACACAAGCATTATAAAATTCAGACCAAGTTTAATCAAATTACATGAATAATTACTGCGAGTTTGAGGAACAAAGCATCAAATTATTCTATCAAACGGCTTACCGTGAAACCCCAAGTTCTTCCTTGCACTTCACTAATTTATTGTGCCTaaacaaaaaataaacaaaaaatatgagaacactaattaaattaatgagtcacCTGACGTTGGTCCAATAACTATTCATCATAAATAAGTATAATTACCCCCTGGAGAGGAACCTTGCTGCCTTGACATTGGAAGGATTCTCCAGCCATTTACTATATTTAATGAAGCTCTGCATCCAATAAGAGCACACATCTAAGATTTGAGGGATAGCTTCAGCATTTGGAGGGCCTTCTCGTTTCTTTCCATGACCGTGAATCTGTTTTGCAGCGACAGTATTGCCTGGATAGAAAGGAAGCCAGTCCAGCTCTTCACAGACTACCTATAGAAGAAGGCATATTCTGACTATCTTAAATTAACCAAGGCACGTTTATCTAAAGTAATATGTGATAATGCTGACCTCTACATACAATTGGTAAGAGCTTATTGATGAAAGTTGAGGATAGTACAACACACTACCCCCGACAAGGTACCTGCAAAATAATGTACATTTTCTTGAGTTGGTAATGGAAAAAATGTCATATAGAAAATTTTAAGAAATAGTCAAAAGCTACCTTACAAGGCCTTCAATAGGATCATTTGTAGCATCAAAGCCATTTGCAGACAAATAGGCCTGTGTGCTTCTCCCCAAGGCAATAAAGAATCCAAATATAGCCAAATCCTTCTCCAGAATCTGCAGTTACAAGCATGAACTTTTAATAACAGCCTCTGGATGGTAAATGGTAATAGTTGtatttaacaatttaattttaatattttaataggTTTTACAGGTTTTGAAATTTGATATGCATGTTTTCATAGCTGTGGTCATTTTTTGTCTAATGACACCACCTCCTTTCTAAGTATGGAGATAATGGAAGTTTTGAGTTTGATGTTCAGGCAACAATTACTACAAGTCCTATTATGTAGGTGATATCAAATTGAACTAGTTTCCTTTGCATTTAAACATTCTGAAGCAAACTTTGTATATCTTGGAAAGTTTTAATAAGATTTGAGACCCAAGTATTAAACAAGCTATTATTAGGGCTACACTCATATTAGAGGGCAGGGTGATTCAAAATGTGTCATGCAAGTCACACATTTTACATGTATTTTCAGAGAACGGTAAACTATCCTTCATATCAGTTTCATATTTCTACCTTATTGTATTCATCCTTAAACCAATGTaaattttctattaaaaaaaatacttttatcATTGAGGCATCCTTCACCCCTATTTGGTTCAACAGCAGATGGTTCATAACCAATTGTGAAACTTTTTGTAAGTTAAAACTGTTGAAAATTACATGTAACTAAAATAATAAGGGCATTCATATTTATCAACTATGTGAAAAATAATTTCTCTGacaaataatcaattataaaaacacaaaatgtaTTCAGAATTATATGTAACATTTCAAAATTTTGTATATTATGTTTCACTTGTATTTCTAAATTAGTTTTGGAATTTTTAATCTTTATCTTTACATATGAATGAttattcctaaaaaaaaaatcctctcATCTATAAAATACCTACAACCTAGCTTTTGGTTTGAGAGCGGATATTTTCAGTTTCTCATAAAAAATTTAGCTTATTTTAAAGGCTGAGGCTAAACCAGAACAACTGATTTTTGTTTTGGTCTTACTAAACACCTTTTGTTGGGGGTCAAGTATCTATCTGTAGATTGTTGGATTCCAAAATCTAAACAAATACACAATTCATATCCAATCCAAATATAATATATGTTTCCAACATGCTTATATGAGACTGAATTTGGATGCATGACCTTACATACCTTAAGATTAAAGGTCTTGCCTACAACAAGATCTTCTAATTTATTTCTTGCAATTGATAAGCCACCGTGAAGAAGGCTATGATGCCCAACAAGCGGAGAGGAGTGCCTCCCCACTCCTTCCCCCGCTTCTCACAGGCAATAGCTCCTCCCCACCCCCACCCCACACCCCTCCCCCCTGTCTCCATACTAAGGAACTGTATCCCAGGAAttgtttttttccaaaaaagagAAGCAAAAAACATATACACaaagtaattatatttatttacgaCAAGGACCCTGGGAGCAGGAGACAACTTCCCATCCTAGGCAATGGCGAAAAAAGTCCTCATGTCTCCATCCCATCCTtgtcaagtcggatccccaaagGGAGTGGGGAAGCCCAACACTGTCGGCACCCACATTCAAATGCCCTTAGATTGAGAGTGCCCTTATTTTATTTACCTGAGACTCTTCTCAGAAACTCAGTAAGCGCTGCCAACAAGCCACAACCCGTAGGTAGGGCCTTTATTTATTGTGACATGGTAAACGACTTACTTGTGACCATAAGGATGCAAATTTAGCCTTTAAAAAGCTTAAGTTTTCAAAGTTACCAGGCACATGCTACTTGAGTAATTTCCATTTCGAAACCTTTAACACTAACCTCAATACTTTCAGATGTTGTTAGTCTTGACCATATTCTTTCCCTATCTATGGCTCGCTGCAGTTGCTTCTGTATAAGATTAACCCAGAAAACAACCTCCTCTGAACAATCATTTTTCACTCTACAAGCAGCAACTCGGGGACCAAAATGGACCAAAAATTCTCTTTGCAAACCAATATCCTTAATATAATGATAAGCTTGACGTATAGGAACAAAATCAACCAGCATTTCCATCAATCCGCCAGTTATATCTGAGATCGTGGAAAACAATTGCGGGCAAGAAACCTTTGCAGCACCAAGTTTAGTAATTGCAGCAATACAACTCAGTGTAAGCAACAGGAGTGCAATATCGCTTCTATTGTCTGAATCCGAGGACATGCCTTTACCCAACCTAAAAGAAAATCAAAGAAACTTTGTTTACACATTGTTATTGAAATTGTTATTAGATTTACAATCAAAGGATCAAATATCGAGTAACAGATAGTGGTAATTACACAGCAGTGGCAGCAGTGAAGCGTATATCCCCTTCAAAATAACCAACAAATGATGTCACCACAGAAGGAACTTGCTCAGACCAAAACCATTCACAAGCCTCAGGATGCTTGGCAGATAGTTTTTCCCTAATTGAACTCTCAAGGGGAGCAGATTGGCGAAATAAACTGCACCAAAAAGTTGTTAGACCAGGTAGAGATTATAATACAGATATGTCAAAAAAAGAATCACATCAGAACTGTTAACAGGAAGGGATATCAAAGACAATCATAGAACCAAAGATCTTGAATTCATAAATGTCAAGAACATATAGAATTTACAttcaacaaaacaaaaatacacGTCGGAAACAAATATACAAGCCGGAACTCCGAAAGTTAATCAGATAGTCAACATCCACTACAAAAACAATGAATAAGTTCTCAACAATTACAATTCATACTTGGTACAAAATTGATTCTGCTAGACaatttttgagagagagagaactaGTAAAATTCTATGATCTATTCAGGAAGACTTTCAAACAGTTAATTTATGTACTTCACatataattaatgaaattgaCAGTTTATAAATTGTGACTAAACCACATGAGCTGAATCTGATATGTATTAAAAGCCTGAGGGAAATCAATGTAGAACAATTTGAaaagtaaaatatatattatatattatccaATACCTCTTTTGGACAAAAGTATTTACATCCCTATCCCTTCCTTCACCTCGGGATGAAATTTCACATGCTGCTTGCAATAGACAATACAGAGAAGCCTGAGAAATTCATGAAACATGAGATGTCCTAAATGATATTTTCTGCCGAAAAACATTCACTCAAACAACACAACGGTTAGCTGTAAAAACCATTCAACTGTTATCCAAATtttcatgaaaaaaaaacagcaaTAAAGTGTGAGATAAAA includes these proteins:
- the LOC136208291 gene encoding uncharacterized protein isoform X1 codes for the protein MAIKLQNHSFIPTSASNPCISRNLIGKHVSYTRVAQLDYILSCWGNSKKRYLMRRAKFGNDNHILTVNRKSKLASHKTRRMGPFFSFSSADDSVSVNGSPQPSTSSNVDEMRIKLSQTLQGEDDGSRLVQYLHDAARVFELSIKEQGYLSKLSWFSTAWVGVDRNAWVKTLSYQASLYCLLQAACEISSRGEGRDRDVNTFVQKSLFRQSAPLESSIREKLSAKHPEACEWFWSEQVPSVVTSFVGYFEGDIRFTAATAVLGKGMSSDSDNRSDIALLLLTLSCIAAITKLGAAKVSCPQLFSTISDITGGLMEMLVDFVPIRQAYHYIKDIGLQREFLVHFGPRVAACRVKNDCSEEVVFWVNLIQKQLQRAIDRERIWSRLTTSESIEILEKDLAIFGFFIALGRSTQAYLSANGFDATNDPIEGLVRYLVGGSVLYYPQLSSISSYQLYVEVVCEELDWLPFYPGNTVAAKQIHGHGKKREGPPNAEAIPQILDVCSYWMQSFIKYSKWLENPSNVKAARFLSRGHNKLVKCKEELGVSRNMTESNNKICTQRIGSEIRSPIDKEMDSFDKALESVEEAVIRLEKLLQDLHVSSSNSGKEQLKAACSDLEKIRKLKKEAEFLEASFRAKADSLQQGDDENSSQSSAKEQQVYFTGKRGKNANTRIGGSNGKSRGLWNSFVRFPSKKPQPEIVETDRNDDKQIDQPIFTESVAESETTDILRFELLRNELMELEKRVHRSTDQSENEEDTKDREANTNFYDDVGNAQLVQVQKKENIIQKSFDKFKETSTDVLQGTQLLAIDVGAAMGLLRRSLIGDELTEKEKKALQRTMTDLASVIPIGFLMLLPVTAVGHAAMLAAIQRYVPSLIPSTYGPERLALLRQLEKVKEMETSDTEADENEESA
- the LOC136208291 gene encoding uncharacterized protein isoform X3, whose translation is MRRAKFGNDNHILTVNRKSKLASHKTRRMGPFFSFSSADDSVSVNGSPQPSTSSNVDEMRIKLSQTLQGEDDGSRLVQYLHDAARVFELSIKEQGYLSKLSWFSTAWVGVDRNAWVKTLSYQASLYCLLQAACEISSRGEGRDRDVNTFVQKSLFRQSAPLESSIREKLSAKHPEACEWFWSEQVPSVVTSFVGYFEGDIRFTAATAVLGKGMSSDSDNRSDIALLLLTLSCIAAITKLGAAKVSCPQLFSTISDITGGLMEMLVDFVPIRQAYHYIKDIGLQREFLVHFGPRVAACRVKNDCSEEVVFWVNLIQKQLQRAIDRERIWSRLTTSESIEILEKDLAIFGFFIALGRSTQAYLSANGFDATNDPIEGLVRYLVGGSVLYYPQLSSISSYQLYVEVVCEELDWLPFYPGNTVAAKQIHGHGKKREGPPNAEAIPQILDVCSYWMQSFIKYSKWLENPSNVKAARFLSRGHNKLVKCKEELGVSRNMTESNNKICTQRIGSEIRSPIDKEMDSFDKALESVEEAVIRLEKLLQDLHVSSSNSGKEQLKAACSDLEKIRKLKKEAEFLEASFRAKADSLQQGDDENSSQSSAKEQQVYFTGKRGKNANTRIGGSNGKSRGLWNSFVRFPSKKPQPEIVETDRNDDKQIDQPIFTESVAESETTDILRFELLRNELMELEKRVHRSTDQSENEEDTKDREANTNFYDDVGNAQLVQVQKKENIIQKSFDKFKETSTDVLQGTQLLAIDVGAAMGLLRRSLIGDELTEKEKKALQRTMTDLASVIPIGFLMLLPVTAVGHAAMLAAIQRYVPSLIPSTYGPERLALLRQLEKVKEMETSDTEADENEESA